From Plasmodium brasilianum strain Bolivian I chromosome Unknown PB_00_09, whole genome shotgun sequence, the proteins below share one genomic window:
- a CDS encoding fam-l protein, with the protein MEQKIKTLLFFKVSMFILLSWIYHFYIFKSTYSKFLVECYNYRRILYKTNYRILAIYNQDKDSCVVCLREHIPNGGNDQKGITNNDKCSKGKKKILNGSLPQSARKGKKDIKNKSYLFETKKYSYLERKIFKELDYEHFLKNNRTISNKVYKKIIRKKLVSLLNSPFMLLFLLFLIGFILDLSVNCGFIRGMVKTLTLIVPGWFGHLNNMLKTSNLSWLFEPLDKVKKLIRASTKTRTGWKVEMVDGYSYVPYFFVFLIYIIPLIILGITLILGVLYYHKKVMKYEKIKLRKI; encoded by the exons agtttctatgtttatccttttaagttggatatatcatttttacatttttaag agTACGTATAGTAAATTTTTGGTTGAATGCTATAATTATCgtagaatattatataaaacaaattatcgTATACTAGCAATATATAATCAGGATAAGGATTCATGTGTTGTATGTTTAAGAGAACATATACCAAATGGAGGAAACGATCAAAAAGGAATAACTAACAATGATAAATGTTCCaaagggaaaaagaaaatattaaatggaAGTTTACCACAAAGTGCAAGAAAAGgcaaaaaagatataaaaaataaatcatatttatttgaaacaaaaaaatattcctatTTAGAAAGAAAGATATTCAAGGAACTTGATTATGaacattttcttaaaaataacagGACAATTAGCAATAaagtttacaaaaaaattatacgtaAAAAACTCGTATCACTACTCAATTCACCTTTTatgttattgtttttattgttcTTAATAGGATTTATATTAGATTTATCTGTTAATTGTGGGTTTATACGTGGGATGGTTAAGACATTGACTTTAATTGTACCTGGATGGTTTGGTCacttaaataatatgttGAAGACCTCCAATTTAAGTTGGTTGTTCGAGCCTTTGGATAAAGTAAAGAAACTGATACGTGCAAGTACGAAGACTAGGACGGGTTGGAAAGTAGAGATGGTAGACGGATATAGTTACGTGCCgtatttttttgtctttcttatatatataatacctttaattatattaggtATCACACTTATATTAGGAGttctttattatcataagaaagttatgaaatatgaaaaaattaaattaaggaaaatataa